From the genome of Populus alba chromosome 10, ASM523922v2, whole genome shotgun sequence, one region includes:
- the LOC118045454 gene encoding uncharacterized protein, whose translation MESPSPYHHALTAFLLGFIVNLVFSGQAVESPEYTLIHQQSDFEIRLYKDISWMSAPVVQATSFQRSTKAGFHRLYQYIHGANLNSTQLAMTAPVLTTITEAPHGSSFSVKMSLPAYYEGTPPQPNSELDLQLEKWRAKCIAIRKFSGFARDDNISEEVEALGTSLNEHWNGTLESKSSYTIAQYNASSHLSGRLNEVWMAVSGFGAEGCSSHGSHDQGHA comes from the exons ATGGAGAGTCCTTCCCCATACCACCATGCCTTAACAGCATTTCTCCTCGGTTTTATTGTCAACCTTGTTTTCTCCGGTCAAGCAGTTGAATCCCCGGAGTATACACTGATACACCAGCAATCAGATTTTGAGATTAGACTATACAAGGATATCTCTTGGATGTCTGCTCCTGTTGTCCAAGCAACATCTTTTCAGAGATCTACCAAAGCTGGCTTTCACAG GCTTTATCAGTACATCCATGGTGCAAACCTCAACTCTACTCAGCTTGCCATGACTGCTCCTGTTCTAACAACCATCACAGAGGCACCACATGGATCTTCGTTCTCCGTGAAGATGTCCCTGCCAGCTTATTACGAAGGGACCCCTCCACAACCGAATTCTGAACTTGATTTGCAGTTGGAGAAATGGAGAGCAAAATGCATTGCAATTAGAAAGTTTTCTGGGTTTGCCAGGGATGACAACATTAGTGAAGAAGTAGAGGCTCTCGGGACCAGTCTAAATGAGCACTGGAATGGAACTCTGGAAAGCAAGAGTTCCTACACGATTGCCCAGTATAACGCTTCCAGCCATCTCTCCGGGCGCCTCAATGAGGTATGGATGGCGGTTTCCGGCTTTGGCGCAGAGGGATGCTCCTCCCATGGCAGCCATGATCAAGGCCATGCGTAG
- the LOC118045455 gene encoding protein neprosin: MRLLRMVIMCWMDTRTRNRRGYFDHRRRQHQCTQQTNTTTTADLAKETRQGNFSNMASSWCYKKMSPIVSVLLCFLLLASSNIRPVFSSETRSGHATNQTFRPQEELQKLKIIRERLDKINKPAVKSIQSPDGDIIDCVLSHLQPAFDHPQLKGQKPLEPPERPKGHDPSGMVTENFQSWGLSGESCPEGTVPIRRTTEQDMLRASSVQRFGRKLRRHVRRDTNSNGHEHAVGYVTGDQYYGAKASINVWAPRVSNQYEFSLSQMWVISGSFGDDLNTIEAGWQVSPELYGDNYPRFFTYWTTDAYQATGCYNLLCSGFVQTNSRIAIGAAISPTSSYSGGQFDISLLVWKDPKHGNWWLEFGNGVLVGYWPSFLFTHLRDHASMVQFGGEIVNSRPSGFHTSTQMGSGHFAGEGFGKASYFRNLQVVDWDNNLIPLSNLRVLADHPNCYDIQGGINRVWGNYFYYGGPGRNVRCP, from the exons ATGCGGTTGCTTAGAATGGTGATTATGTGCTGGATGGATACAAGAACTAGGAATAGAAGGGGTTATTTTGATCACAGAAGAAGACAGCATCAATGTACACAACAAACAAATACTACAACGACTGCAGATTTGGCAAAAGAAACAAGACAGGGAAATTTCTCAAACATGGCTTCTAGTTGGTGTTATAAGAAGATGTCACCAATCGTTTCAGTTCTCTtatgctttcttcttcttgcttcTTCAAATATCCGTCCTGTTTTCTCCTCGGAAACCCGCAGTGGCCATGCAACCAACCAAACTTTCCGACCCCAAGAAGAGTTACAAAAGTTGAAGATTATAAGAGAGCGTCTTGATAAGATTAACAAGCCTGCTGTCAAGTCAATTCAG AGTCCTGATGGTGATATTATAGACTGTGTTTTGTCCCATCTGCAACCAGCTTTTGATCACCCTCAACTGAAAGGACAAAAACCTTTG GAGCCTCCAGAGAGACCTAAAGGTCATGATCCATCAGGCATGGTAACCGAGAATTTTCAATCGTGGGGTTTGTCTGGTGAATCATGCCCAGAAGGGACAGTTCCTATCAGAAGAACAACCGAACAAGACATGCTAAGAGCAAGCTCCGTTCAAAGATTTGGCAGAAAACTAAGAAGGCATGTTAGAAGAGACACTAACAGCAATGGTCATGAG CATGCGGTTGGATATGTGACCGGCGATCAGTATTATGGAGCAAAAGCCAGCATAAATGTGTGGGCACCCAGGGTTTCTAACCAATATGAATTCAGCTTGTCACAAATGTGGGTCATTTCTGGTTCATTTGGCGATGATCTCAATACCATTGAAGCTGGCTGGCAG GTTAGCCCAGAACTGTACGGGGACAACTATCCACGTTTCTTTACATACTGGACT ACTGACGCTTATCAAGCGACTGGATGCTACAACTTGCTATGCTCAGGCTTTGTTCAAACCAACAGTAGAATTGCTATTGGGGCCGCTATCTCTCCAACATCTTCCTACAGTGGAGGACAGTTCGATATTAGCTTATTGGTTTGGaag GATCCAAAGCATGGAAATTGGTGGCTAGAATTCGGAAATGGGGTTCTAGTAGGGTATTGGCCATCGTTTTTGTTCACTCACCTAAGGGATCACGCAAGCATGGTACAATTTGGTGGAGAGATTGTTAACTCTAGGCCATCAGGATTCCACACTTCTACACAAATGGGAAGTGGCCACTTTGCGGGAGAAGGTTTTGGAAAAGCCTCGTATTTTAGAAATTTGCAGGTTGTTGATTGGGACAATAACTTAATTCCATTGTCAAATCTAAGGGTGTTGGCTGATCATCCGAATTGCTATGATATACAAGGAGGTATTAATAGAGTTTGGggtaattatttttactatggAGGACCCGGAAGAAATGTGCGATGTCCCTAA